The Brasilonema sennae CENA114 genome includes a region encoding these proteins:
- a CDS encoding DUF7219 family protein encodes MEHSDQRDKEKLLYPRARYYGQIKPENLVFNANLQEFSHKVSYISCLETSGKLAPQEAYQKIDELWKQLKRSKKELGIGNE; translated from the coding sequence ATGGAACACTCTGATCAAAGAGACAAAGAAAAACTTCTCTATCCTCGCGCTCGCTACTACGGTCAAATCAAGCCAGAAAATCTCGTGTTTAACGCCAATCTCCAAGAATTTTCTCACAAGGTTAGCTACATCAGTTGTTTAGAAACATCAGGGAAACTAGCACCACAAGAAGCTTATCAAAAAATTGACGAACTTTGGAAACAGCTTAAACGCAGCAAAAAAGAATTGGGAATTGGCAACGAATGA
- a CDS encoding HAD family hydrolase has product MSPFDLVIFDCDGVLVDSEQITNSVFAAMLSEIGLPVTLEYISNTFVGQPMTACVEIIQESLGKPIPDNFVTEFRQRNKKSLSENLKPIKGIHDVLSQIKTSYCVASNSTHEMIQTKLGVTELMPYFEGKIFSVIDVARGKPHPDLFLYAAEKMKVHPQRCVVVEDTPIGVQAGFSAGMKVFGYAEYSNPQKLQAAGASVVFSSMRLLPNLLEQFDTPLT; this is encoded by the coding sequence ATGAGTCCATTTGACTTAGTTATCTTTGATTGTGATGGTGTACTTGTAGATAGTGAACAAATTACTAACTCGGTTTTTGCGGCAATGCTTAGTGAAATCGGGTTACCGGTCACCTTGGAATATATATCTAACACATTCGTCGGTCAACCTATGACAGCATGTGTAGAAATTATTCAAGAGTCTCTTGGAAAACCTATTCCAGATAATTTTGTCACCGAATTTAGGCAACGCAACAAAAAGAGTTTATCAGAAAATTTAAAGCCAATTAAGGGCATACATGATGTTTTATCTCAAATTAAAACTTCTTATTGTGTAGCTTCAAATAGCACACATGAGATGATTCAAACAAAGCTAGGTGTCACAGAGTTAATGCCATATTTTGAGGGAAAAATATTTAGTGTTATAGATGTCGCACGCGGTAAACCACATCCAGATCTATTCTTATATGCAGCCGAGAAAATGAAAGTTCATCCACAGCGATGTGTGGTAGTTGAAGATACTCCAATCGGTGTGCAAGCCGGATTTAGCGCTGGGATGAAAGTTTTTGGTTATGCAGAATACAGTAATCCACAAAAATTGCAAGCAGCAGGCGCATCAGTTGTTTTTAGTTCTATGAGATTACTGCCAAATTTACTTGAGCAATTTGATACTCCGTTAACCTAA
- the modA gene encoding molybdate ABC transporter substrate-binding protein, with amino-acid sequence MKRRQFFPFISIVVASLLLVVGLRLFDPSTVIAQSKVNLLVSAAASLKDGMEEIKTSYQQSKPNVNLSYNFGASGALQQQIEQGAPADVFISAGKKQMDALEQKGLLVQGTRTNLANNSLVLVVPSNSTGVTSFNALTDAKVKKIAIGEPRSVPAGQYGEQVLEKLNLLQQVKPKLVYANNVRQVLASVESGNADAGLVYATDAKISNKVKVAVVADDKSHSPIVYPMAVLKSSKNVDAAKEFVQFLTTEPSQTVLKKYGFIVQASKVPAMSR; translated from the coding sequence ATGAAAAGAAGACAATTTTTTCCCTTCATCAGCATAGTAGTTGCTAGCTTGTTGTTGGTAGTTGGTTTGCGATTGTTTGATCCATCTACTGTAATCGCACAATCCAAGGTTAACCTCCTCGTATCTGCAGCCGCCAGTCTTAAAGATGGGATGGAGGAAATCAAGACTTCGTACCAACAAAGTAAACCAAATGTCAACTTAAGTTACAACTTTGGTGCTTCCGGTGCTTTACAGCAACAGATAGAGCAAGGTGCACCCGCAGATGTCTTTATCTCAGCTGGGAAAAAGCAAATGGATGCCTTGGAACAAAAGGGGTTATTGGTTCAAGGAACCCGTACTAACTTGGCAAACAACAGTCTGGTCTTGGTTGTGCCTAGTAATTCTACAGGTGTCACCAGCTTTAACGCCCTCACAGACGCCAAAGTCAAGAAAATTGCGATCGGCGAACCCAGAAGCGTTCCTGCAGGTCAATACGGTGAGCAAGTTCTTGAGAAATTGAACCTTTTGCAGCAAGTCAAGCCCAAACTTGTTTACGCCAACAACGTGCGTCAAGTGCTGGCATCTGTGGAAAGTGGTAATGCTGATGCTGGTCTTGTTTATGCAACGGATGCCAAAATCTCTAATAAGGTAAAAGTGGCAGTTGTCGCTGATGACAAGTCCCACTCCCCGATTGTTTATCCAATGGCAGTGCTTAAAAGCAGTAAGAATGTTGATGCTGCCAAGGAATTCGTCCAGTTTTTAACCACCGAGCCATCTCAGACTGTACTCAAGAAATATGGGTTTATTGTGCAAGCATCAAAAGTACCAGCAATGAGCCGTTAA
- a CDS encoding Na/Pi cotransporter family protein, translated as MVKTNDPTIVLLLLFGGVMLLLYGVRLVTDAMERALGARLRLAMMTLAERPFAAFVTGVITTVLTQSSSATASVLVGLVSTQLVPLAAAAIMLQGAAVGSTLVVQLLAFHITDYALELLGLGAAVAIFTDRSTALRPIGRGIFSFGLVLVGLAMIDASSAPITASPITKAVLETLSSSPVILTLTGTILAIVFVSSTATIGLVLVLAAGGALPLSAALAMTLGANVGTTIAPLLTALNRGSITGRRLAFIYVGTRLLGATVALFVLNPLTALLHSLPLSIAAVISLFHLGFNLLLALLFAPLVNQIAQLATTLLPEPTSTQKSGARYLDSAALSVPAVALGQAMREILRMADLAAQMLQLSIHAFEDAGKDIPKRIAQLDDHLDEIEIAIKRYLTQLDTNSMTQEQARREIVLLYICTDLEAIGDIIDKQLMRLVKRQRRKQIAFSNEEWNDLATYHGETMSLLQQALAGLASFDSMVANDVLLRRTSLTQTKRELHLQHLHRLRSGAASSLDASAIHLEVVNAMSSVISHTCSIARAVTGEF; from the coding sequence ATGGTCAAAACCAACGATCCCACCATTGTTTTGCTGCTGCTTTTCGGTGGTGTGATGTTACTTTTATATGGAGTGCGGCTAGTCACAGATGCTATGGAACGGGCTTTGGGGGCACGTTTGCGCCTTGCGATGATGACACTTGCCGAGCGCCCCTTTGCAGCTTTTGTGACCGGTGTTATAACAACTGTGCTTACTCAAAGTTCTTCCGCGACTGCCTCTGTGCTCGTTGGATTGGTGAGTACTCAGTTAGTGCCGTTAGCAGCGGCAGCAATCATGCTACAGGGAGCTGCAGTTGGTTCTACATTGGTCGTGCAACTGCTGGCGTTTCATATCACTGACTACGCCTTAGAACTATTAGGACTGGGCGCGGCAGTAGCCATATTCACTGACCGCAGCACAGCCTTACGTCCAATAGGTAGGGGGATTTTCAGCTTTGGACTCGTGTTGGTAGGGTTGGCGATGATTGATGCAAGTAGTGCTCCCATCACCGCTAGTCCTATTACCAAAGCAGTTCTTGAGACGCTTTCTAGTTCACCTGTGATATTGACATTGACAGGCACAATCCTTGCCATCGTCTTTGTCTCAAGCACAGCGACAATTGGTCTAGTGTTGGTGCTAGCAGCAGGTGGGGCACTACCACTGTCTGCAGCACTGGCGATGACACTAGGTGCCAATGTAGGGACGACAATTGCACCATTGTTAACAGCCTTGAATCGAGGCAGTATCACTGGGCGTAGACTGGCGTTCATATATGTAGGTACGAGATTACTCGGGGCTACCGTAGCGCTGTTTGTGCTCAACCCGTTGACAGCACTACTGCATAGCCTGCCACTTTCAATTGCCGCTGTCATTTCGCTTTTCCACCTGGGATTTAACCTCCTGCTGGCACTTCTGTTCGCTCCACTGGTTAATCAGATAGCACAGCTAGCGACTACACTATTACCTGAACCAACTAGTACCCAGAAGTCAGGGGCACGTTACCTTGACTCCGCTGCTTTGTCTGTTCCTGCTGTAGCACTCGGGCAAGCAATGCGTGAAATCCTCAGGATGGCTGATTTGGCAGCACAGATGTTGCAGTTGAGCATCCACGCTTTTGAAGACGCGGGCAAAGACATACCCAAACGCATTGCCCAGTTAGATGATCATCTCGACGAGATAGAAATAGCAATTAAGCGCTACTTAACACAGCTTGATACAAATTCGATGACTCAGGAACAGGCACGTCGGGAGATTGTATTACTTTATATTTGCACTGACTTAGAAGCTATTGGGGATATCATTGACAAGCAACTCATGCGACTAGTTAAGCGACAGCGTCGCAAACAAATTGCTTTTTCCAACGAAGAGTGGAATGACCTAGCAACTTATCATGGTGAAACAATGTCGCTCCTGCAACAAGCACTGGCAGGGCTGGCGTCCTTCGACTCAATGGTTGCTAATGATGTTTTATTGCGTAGAACATCACTGACTCAAACTAAGCGTGAACTTCATCTACAACATCTCCACCGCTTGCGTTCTGGTGCGGCATCCAGTTTAGATGCCTCCGCCATCCATCTCGAAGTCGTCAACGCTATGAGCAGCGTCATCTCACACACTTGCAGTATCGCCCGTGCTGTCACCGGAGAGTTCTAG
- the msrB gene encoding peptide-methionine (R)-S-oxide reductase MsrB, giving the protein MTTSNSNSQINKTEQEWREELTQEQFCVLRQHATERPHTSPLNKQYAEGTYVCAGCGQPLFTSGTKFDSGTGWPSFFNPIESAIGTSVDKSLFMTRVEVHCDNCGGHLGHVFNDGPAPTRKRYCINGVALKFIPQE; this is encoded by the coding sequence ATGACAACTTCAAACAGCAACTCACAAATCAACAAAACCGAGCAAGAATGGCGTGAAGAGTTGACACAGGAACAGTTTTGTGTTTTGCGTCAACATGCTACAGAACGTCCTCACACCAGCCCACTCAATAAGCAGTATGCTGAAGGCACTTATGTGTGTGCTGGGTGTGGTCAGCCACTGTTTACATCTGGAACTAAATTTGACAGCGGTACTGGGTGGCCTAGCTTTTTTAACCCAATTGAGAGTGCAATTGGCACATCTGTAGATAAGTCGTTGTTTATGACCAGAGTTGAAGTGCATTGCGATAACTGTGGTGGGCATCTGGGTCATGTGTTTAACGATGGTCCTGCACCCACTCGTAAACGCTACTGCATTAATGGTGTTGCTCTAAAGTTTATCCCGCAAGAGTAA
- a CDS encoding substrate-binding domain-containing protein: MKTDNDLRNNLKSIRTRLGMSQQELATLAGVTRQAISGVESGQCAPSVVMTLRLANALGCKVEDLFWLEQDLPQVQAVLAKSIPYSQQQRVSLARIGGQWIAYPLVGNDAFRMEMIWADAQIDSQIDTNTCLVRLLDDIDRFENTVVIAGCAPVLSLWARAAERWYPQLRVQYKFANSMAALESLCRGETHIAGMHLYDSQTGEHNIPFVREVLAGKQAVLITLGIWEEGLLVQSGNPMQITTVTDLVEAKAKIINREKGAGTRLLLERKLQEEQLSCDSVKGFDSIARSHHSVADAVVSGLADAGISTASVAAAFGLEFIPWHSSRYDLVILKEYLQEAPVQQLLNTLERRFVHSQLQIIGGCDTSKTGDLVATI; this comes from the coding sequence ATGAAGACGGATAATGATCTTCGTAACAACCTGAAGTCCATTAGAACCCGCTTAGGCATGAGTCAGCAAGAATTGGCCACCTTAGCAGGTGTTACTCGTCAAGCAATTAGTGGTGTAGAGTCAGGACAATGTGCTCCTTCAGTCGTCATGACGCTGCGTTTAGCCAACGCGCTTGGTTGCAAAGTCGAGGATTTATTCTGGCTAGAACAGGATTTGCCTCAAGTCCAAGCAGTTCTGGCAAAATCTATCCCTTACAGTCAACAACAGCGAGTGAGTTTGGCGCGGATTGGGGGGCAATGGATTGCATATCCCCTGGTTGGGAATGATGCTTTTCGCATGGAGATGATTTGGGCTGATGCCCAAATCGATAGTCAGATAGATACAAATACCTGCCTAGTCAGACTTCTTGACGATATAGACAGATTTGAAAATACAGTTGTGATTGCTGGTTGTGCGCCTGTGCTTTCGCTATGGGCAAGAGCAGCTGAACGCTGGTATCCTCAACTGCGAGTCCAGTATAAATTCGCTAACAGCATGGCTGCGTTAGAGAGTTTGTGCCGAGGTGAGACTCATATTGCTGGGATGCACCTGTATGACTCCCAAACAGGGGAGCATAATATTCCCTTTGTTCGTGAAGTCTTAGCAGGAAAACAAGCTGTTTTAATCACCCTTGGAATTTGGGAAGAGGGATTATTAGTACAGTCTGGCAATCCGATGCAAATCACAACAGTGACTGACTTAGTAGAAGCAAAAGCAAAGATTATTAACCGCGAAAAAGGAGCTGGCACTCGGTTGCTTTTGGAACGTAAACTGCAAGAGGAGCAACTGTCATGTGATTCTGTTAAAGGATTTGACAGTATCGCCAGAAGCCATCATAGTGTTGCCGATGCTGTCGTCTCAGGACTTGCGGATGCAGGAATTTCTACAGCGTCTGTAGCTGCAGCTTTTGGATTGGAATTTATCCCTTGGCATTCCTCACGCTACGACTTAGTGATTCTCAAGGAATACTTGCAAGAAGCACCAGTACAGCAGTTACTCAATACCTTAGAGCGTCGGTTTGTACATTCACAACTACAAATTATCGGCGGTTGTGATACCAGCAAAACTGGGGATTTAGTGGCAACAATTTAA
- a CDS encoding nitrile hydratase subunit beta has product MKVVVRSAIAPKVGDKVLILRPAYVAGRVGKICAKEVLSGDYPTERWLIRVDSQDIVVSLNSKEFEVVSDDFEIS; this is encoded by the coding sequence TTGAAAGTTGTAGTGAGGAGTGCCATAGCCCCCAAAGTCGGAGATAAAGTGTTGATTTTGCGTCCAGCATATGTGGCTGGACGAGTTGGAAAAATCTGTGCCAAAGAAGTCTTATCAGGCGATTATCCTACTGAACGCTGGCTGATTCGGGTGGATTCACAAGACATTGTCGTATCTTTGAATTCAAAAGAATTTGAGGTAGTCAGCGATGATTTTGAGATATCTTAG
- the sppA gene encoding signal peptide peptidase SppA, whose translation MRNFLKQTFASLVGSLLGLFIFCGVGTTGLLFLLFAAASSKDVGPIVKDKSVLVFDLSTNITDGKPSSSELLQQALSGDDNKRMSLRTVLEALDKAQRDKRIVGIYLDATDAATEGRVTGFATLKEIRQALEKCRAAGKKIIAYGMEWGEKEYYLSSVADSIVVNPLGGMEINGLSTQPMFYAGALEKYGVGVQIVRVGKFKGAVEPFILKKLSPENRAQTQELLDDVWGEWRATVGASRKINPQQLQAIADNQALLLADQAKANRLVDKVGYFDQVVAELKQLTNSDKEDKTFRQISLKDYAEVSGKSLGVERDSQNKIAVVYAEGEIVDGQGDDGDVGGDRFARIFRRLRQDKNVKAVVLRINSPGGSVTGSDVIQREVRLTGQDKPVIVSMGNVAASGGYWIATDSKRIFAEPNTITGSIGVFGQILNFQKLANDNGVTWDSVKTARYADTQTVARPKSPEELAIYQRSVNRIYDTFLDKVAQGRKLPKQKVAEIAQGRVWSGAAAKKIGLVDDIGGLDAAVKYAATAANLGDNWQLQEYPKGGNLRERFFGQVSEQARTALGVDKVQLKAPDPLMSEFQKLQQELAILRKMNDPQGIYARLPFNLKIE comes from the coding sequence ATGCGTAATTTTCTCAAACAAACTTTTGCCAGCCTAGTCGGAAGCCTATTGGGACTGTTCATTTTCTGCGGTGTGGGAACGACTGGACTGTTGTTTCTACTGTTTGCAGCAGCCTCATCCAAAGATGTCGGTCCTATTGTGAAAGATAAATCAGTGCTGGTTTTTGACTTGTCTACAAACATTACTGATGGCAAGCCAAGTTCTAGTGAATTGCTTCAACAAGCATTATCAGGTGATGATAATAAAAGGATGTCACTGCGCACAGTTCTGGAGGCTTTGGACAAAGCACAGCGTGACAAACGAATTGTTGGTATATACTTAGATGCAACTGATGCCGCCACAGAAGGTAGAGTAACAGGCTTTGCCACCCTCAAAGAAATCCGTCAGGCGTTGGAGAAGTGCCGTGCTGCTGGAAAGAAAATCATAGCATATGGGATGGAATGGGGGGAAAAAGAATATTACTTAAGTTCTGTGGCTGATAGCATTGTGGTTAACCCCTTAGGAGGAATGGAAATCAATGGTTTGAGCACTCAGCCAATGTTCTATGCTGGGGCTTTGGAGAAGTACGGCGTTGGTGTTCAAATTGTACGGGTAGGGAAGTTCAAAGGAGCAGTTGAACCATTCATACTCAAAAAGCTGAGTCCAGAAAACCGCGCACAAACTCAGGAATTGTTGGATGATGTTTGGGGAGAGTGGCGTGCTACGGTAGGAGCAAGTCGCAAAATAAATCCGCAACAGTTGCAGGCGATCGCAGATAATCAAGCTTTGTTGTTGGCAGATCAAGCCAAAGCTAATCGCTTGGTGGATAAAGTCGGATATTTCGATCAGGTGGTTGCTGAGCTTAAGCAGTTGACCAACAGCGATAAAGAAGATAAGACATTCCGTCAAATCAGCCTGAAAGATTATGCGGAAGTTTCCGGAAAGTCTTTGGGTGTAGAACGCGACTCGCAAAATAAAATTGCGGTCGTTTATGCTGAAGGTGAGATTGTCGATGGACAAGGAGATGATGGAGATGTGGGGGGCGATCGCTTCGCCAGAATTTTCCGCCGGCTGCGCCAAGATAAAAATGTCAAAGCTGTTGTCTTGCGGATAAACAGTCCAGGTGGGAGCGTAACAGGTTCTGACGTGATACAAAGGGAAGTGCGGCTGACTGGTCAAGACAAACCCGTTATTGTATCGATGGGTAATGTCGCCGCTTCTGGTGGCTACTGGATTGCTACAGATTCTAAACGCATTTTTGCTGAACCTAACACAATTACAGGTTCAATTGGTGTGTTTGGACAAATTCTTAATTTCCAAAAACTGGCAAATGACAATGGCGTGACTTGGGATTCAGTGAAAACTGCCCGCTATGCTGATACTCAAACTGTTGCTCGCCCTAAATCTCCCGAAGAATTGGCAATATACCAGCGTAGTGTTAACCGAATTTACGATACGTTTCTTGATAAAGTCGCACAAGGTCGCAAACTTCCTAAGCAAAAAGTCGCTGAAATTGCTCAAGGACGAGTTTGGTCTGGTGCTGCAGCGAAGAAAATAGGTTTGGTGGATGACATTGGCGGTTTGGATGCTGCTGTTAAATACGCAGCTACTGCCGCAAATCTGGGAGATAACTGGCAATTACAAGAATATCCCAAAGGAGGCAATCTTAGAGAACGCTTCTTTGGACAGGTGAGTGAACAAGCACGAACTGCTTTAGGCGTAGATAAAGTCCAACTCAAAGCACCAGATCCGTTGATGAGTGAATTCCAAAAACTGCAACAGGAATTAGCAATTTTGCGGAAAATGAACGACCCACAGGGCATATATGCTCGCTTACCCTTTAACTTGAAGATTGAGTGA
- a CDS encoding response regulator transcription factor, whose translation MIRVFVVAASPVVRAGLSAVVATSSKLTVVGTASDLDALTREFEQLQPDVLLLDVSGHFQELVWEKLLSSQQQPYPAIVVLTDELDSLDLEAALRAGVRSILPSSSTESEIVAAVEAIALGLVVLHSDTIEFLLPLKESSVRDKQTTNPVQALTPREIEVLQMLGSGLSNKAIAKRLNISEHTVKFHVSSIFQKLSVSTRTEAVTVGVRLGLIML comes from the coding sequence ATGATTCGAGTGTTTGTAGTTGCTGCTTCCCCTGTGGTGCGAGCTGGGTTATCAGCTGTCGTGGCGACGAGTTCTAAACTCACAGTCGTAGGTACTGCATCAGATTTGGATGCATTGACAAGGGAATTTGAGCAACTACAACCCGATGTGCTGCTGTTGGATGTCAGTGGTCACTTTCAAGAATTAGTCTGGGAAAAATTGCTTTCTTCACAACAGCAGCCATACCCTGCAATTGTTGTTCTAACTGATGAACTCGATAGTCTAGACTTGGAAGCAGCGCTGCGTGCTGGTGTGCGCAGTATATTGCCAAGTAGCAGTACAGAGTCGGAAATTGTCGCGGCTGTTGAGGCGATCGCCCTCGGACTTGTTGTGCTGCACTCTGATACTATCGAGTTTTTGCTTCCTTTAAAAGAGTCGAGTGTGCGGGACAAACAGACGACAAATCCTGTGCAAGCACTGACACCACGAGAAATAGAAGTTTTGCAGATGCTTGGTTCTGGATTGAGTAATAAGGCGATCGCCAAACGTCTCAATATCTCCGAACACACTGTTAAGTTTCATGTCTCATCTATTTTTCAAAAGCTGAGTGTCTCTACACGTACAGAAGCTGTGACTGTTGGTGTGAGGCTGGGTTTAATCATGTTGTGA
- a CDS encoding RsmB/NOP family class I SAM-dependent RNA methyltransferase has protein sequence MEKASNLLLKLSRRLFNNLDEQEIFVETLIHPKPFHPCILWCKEKPKDSPFSVETPTVWQPQFIDRLSLGEKPGQHPLHEQGYFYCLDFSSVFAASTLLTIPSPVKLVFDMCAAPGGKSIFAWKCLQPELLISNEVIGKRLGMLISNLKRCQINSSVVVSKDSTLFAERIPLSSHLVIVDAPCTGQSLLAKGGKAPGCFHPTAINKSANRQKRIIANSAQVVAPQGYLSYMTCTYSPEENEEVCEWFLERFPQFKAVEISHLQSYQSHLTSVPCYRMFPQDRLGAGAFTVLFKNTDEGEKNKVDMEALSAVWMNIAITSPTSQ, from the coding sequence ATGGAAAAAGCTTCTAATTTATTACTTAAACTTTCACGCCGTTTATTTAACAACTTAGATGAACAAGAGATATTTGTTGAAACATTAATTCATCCTAAACCTTTTCATCCCTGTATCCTTTGGTGTAAAGAAAAGCCTAAAGATTCTCCCTTTTCTGTAGAAACACCAACAGTTTGGCAACCACAATTCATAGATCGTTTATCACTTGGAGAAAAACCAGGTCAACATCCCCTACATGAACAAGGATATTTTTATTGTCTAGATTTTTCTTCTGTGTTCGCCGCTTCTACTTTGTTAACAATTCCTAGTCCTGTTAAGTTAGTTTTTGATATGTGTGCTGCGCCAGGAGGCAAAAGTATCTTTGCTTGGAAATGTTTACAACCAGAATTGTTAATCAGTAACGAAGTCATTGGTAAACGCTTGGGAATGTTAATTTCTAACTTAAAGCGTTGTCAGATTAACTCCTCTGTCGTCGTTAGTAAAGACTCTACTTTGTTTGCGGAAAGAATACCATTATCTAGTCATTTAGTGATAGTGGATGCCCCTTGTACTGGACAATCTTTACTTGCTAAAGGGGGAAAAGCACCTGGATGTTTTCATCCAACTGCTATAAATAAAAGTGCTAATCGGCAAAAGAGGATTATAGCAAACTCTGCTCAAGTTGTTGCACCACAAGGATATCTTAGTTATATGACTTGCACTTACTCTCCAGAGGAGAATGAGGAAGTTTGTGAATGGTTTTTGGAAAGATTTCCTCAGTTTAAGGCAGTTGAAATTAGTCATTTACAAAGCTATCAGTCGCATTTAACTTCTGTGCCTTGTTATCGGATGTTTCCTCAAGATAGATTGGGTGCAGGTGCGTTTACAGTTTTGTTTAAAAATACTGACGAGGGTGAGAAAAACAAGGTAGATATGGAGGCTTTATCTGCAGTTTGGATGAATATAGCAATAACATCCCCGACTTCTCAATAA
- the nifH gene encoding nitrogenase iron protein produces MSVDEKIRQIAFYGKGGIGKSTTSQNTLAAMAEKGQRILIVGCDPKADSTRLMLHSKAQTTVLHLAAERGAVEDLELEEVMLTGFRGVRCVESGGPEPGVGCAGRGIITAINFLEENGAYQDVDFVSYDVLGDVVCGGFAMPIREGKAQEIYIVTSGEMMAMYAANNIARGILKYAHSGGVRLAGLICNSRKTDREDELISTLASRLSTQMIHFVPRDNIVQHAELRRMTVNEYAPDSNQGNEYRALADKVINNKMLAIPTPIEMEELEELLIEFGILESEENAAKLVGVAQAQEDAEKKQEDLEGEALEALKKGNVEVVKK; encoded by the coding sequence ATGTCCGTTGACGAAAAAATTAGACAAATAGCATTCTACGGTAAAGGCGGTATCGGTAAGTCCACCACCTCTCAAAACACCCTCGCCGCTATGGCAGAAAAGGGTCAGCGCATTTTGATTGTGGGATGCGACCCGAAAGCTGATTCCACCCGTTTGATGCTCCACAGCAAAGCCCAAACCACCGTACTTCACCTCGCTGCTGAACGGGGCGCAGTAGAAGATTTGGAACTCGAAGAAGTGATGCTCACCGGCTTCCGTGGTGTGCGTTGCGTAGAATCTGGTGGTCCCGAACCTGGTGTCGGTTGCGCTGGTCGTGGTATTATCACCGCCATCAACTTCTTAGAAGAAAACGGTGCTTACCAAGACGTGGATTTCGTTAGCTACGACGTGTTGGGTGACGTTGTCTGCGGTGGTTTCGCTATGCCTATCCGTGAAGGTAAGGCACAAGAAATCTATATTGTGACCTCTGGTGAAATGATGGCGATGTACGCTGCTAACAACATCGCTCGCGGTATTCTCAAGTATGCTCACTCTGGTGGTGTGCGCTTGGCTGGTCTGATTTGTAATAGCCGCAAAACTGACCGGGAAGACGAACTGATTAGCACACTAGCATCCCGGTTAAGCACCCAGATGATTCACTTCGTCCCCCGTGACAACATCGTGCAACACGCTGAGTTACGCCGGATGACTGTGAACGAGTACGCACCTGATAGCAATCAAGGTAACGAATACCGTGCATTAGCAGACAAGGTTATCAACAATAAAATGCTTGCCATTCCTACACCCATTGAAATGGAGGAGTTAGAAGAGTTGTTGATTGAATTCGGTATTCTCGAAAGTGAAGAAAATGCCGCGAAACTGGTTGGCGTCGCCCAAGCTCAAGAAGATGCCGAGAAAAAGCAAGAAGATCTTGAAGGCGAAGCGTTAGAAGCATTGAAAAAAGGCAACGTAGAAGTTGTTAAGAAATAA
- a CDS encoding S1C family serine protease, giving the protein MNLTTITHLSDEFASVAENLRKVTVKVRSSSFGSGSGVIWQTTEGSSLIITNAHVATNNRATVELWDGRVFEAVRTNIDPTKDLAALKIDATDLPTATIGHSDALRVGELVLAVGNPFGDNGAVTTGIIHANHQRVVMADIVLFPGNSGGPLADCLGRVIGINTMIVNNLAVAIPSLTVEHFLHGNRQKLGVTLQPVLVNATNKRNLGLLVLSVNSGSAAEAAGVLVGDVLIGVSGKLFTSPHDLSNYLEHTNNSEPLPLQILRGGRQLVCQVAEVV; this is encoded by the coding sequence ATGAATCTCACAACAATCACACACTTGAGTGATGAATTCGCATCGGTGGCTGAAAATCTACGCAAAGTGACTGTGAAAGTGCGTAGTAGTTCTTTTGGAAGTGGTTCTGGTGTTATCTGGCAAACCACAGAGGGAAGTAGTTTAATTATTACAAATGCCCATGTCGCTACCAACAACAGAGCAACTGTGGAACTCTGGGATGGACGAGTTTTTGAGGCTGTACGTACTAATATAGACCCAACAAAGGATTTAGCTGCTCTCAAAATTGACGCGACTGATTTACCCACTGCAACTATCGGTCATTCTGATGCTTTACGCGTGGGTGAATTGGTCTTAGCAGTTGGTAATCCTTTTGGTGATAACGGTGCTGTGACAACCGGGATTATTCACGCCAATCATCAACGTGTAGTCATGGCTGATATTGTGCTGTTTCCTGGTAATTCTGGTGGTCCACTTGCTGACTGTCTTGGGCGAGTCATCGGAATTAACACCATGATTGTCAACAATTTGGCTGTAGCAATACCAAGCCTTACTGTAGAACATTTTTTGCATGGAAATCGTCAAAAGCTTGGTGTGACGCTGCAACCTGTGCTGGTGAATGCAACCAACAAACGCAATTTGGGTTTATTGGTGTTGTCGGTCAATTCTGGAAGTGCTGCTGAAGCTGCTGGTGTCCTTGTTGGTGATGTCCTTATTGGAGTTTCAGGAAAATTGTTTACCAGTCCTCATGATTTAAGCAACTATCTTGAACACACCAACAACAGCGAACCACTACCGTTACAAATTCTGCGCGGCGGACGGCAATTAGTTTGTCAGGTGGCGGAGGTGGTATGA